TTTGAAAACAGGTACCTCCCCAATTTCACGCCCAAATCATGAATCACCCAAGACAGCAAAGACTAaccttttaaatttgtttattaattccagTCACATTGACAGCACCTCTGTAGGGCTAGATTCCATCGGCAGCAGCATTCCGTGGGTCTAAGAACTTATTGCAACATATACATATCATGTCCTTGCCAGCAAGCAGGCATTTCCTCCAAAATCATCAGTAATCATACCCACTTGTCGGCCATACATGTCCTTGACAGATGACTTAACATTTGCCTGTCAATTTTTTCAAGGGTCCATCCTAAACTCACATCACTAAAACTGTTTATACTGCACTaaaataacatgtaagtctatggaaatttcATCAAGTGGTCCAGCTTGACAGATGTACATGATGGATTTTCAGTAGCTCAACAATGAAAGCTTTGTTTGCGGGGGTTTTTTTGTCATATGTTGTCCTTCACttcttctgttttttttttatatgttataGTTGTTTCACTTGTTTTTGTCTTCATGAACATTGAAAAGCTTGTCCAGAGGATCATTCCTATCATTTTAGCCTGATAGATACAATCAAGGAAAATCtgcaacagggataggtcacttgATTACTGCAGTATACTGTTTCACCcttagaatgaatgaatgaattattgcaagaattatatgtgaatggatgaaaaatacagaaaaataacaaaagaaagaaatacatgtgcgagtgaatgaaagaataaatgatacaccatggCCATCTCTGcccaaacatgttaaagaatgcaAAACTATCGCTAGAGCCAGAGAGAGGCTATcaggttgtagattatccccaCTAGAACACATTTTTTAAACTTAATTTAAGAATCAACTTTCAGACATTTTTTACATTAGTATTTAATTAAGATATCTTagtgcatgtggggaatggcatggaCATTAACAGAATATTAACTGACCCTGTCAGACACCCctgaaaaacagaaagttttaaACTATCACAAAGCTGTGTAAACACCTttacagttttgtcaaatactaagatcaacatgaaagaaagaagttTCAGAACTTTAACactcaagcatcacaagcatcaatggcagATCAGATCAGATTTGAGATTAGCTATATTTTTCACCCACGTCTAATATACCCCAACAATTTTTCTGAAAGTATAAACCTGCCACAGTTACTTGCTAACACCTTTCAGCCGATGGCAAGTTTTTAGTTCAATAAGTAGAAACACTCGAACAACGcactgtaacatatgtcatatttgggatttcactttcttagtaaagtacaaattctagtacttttttcggttgagtcccatccgggattcgaacccgcaccctcagagtcaggcacctaatcgccagcacacaaagtcaaccgcctagcccgctcagccaccgcgacttccacaaaaatgacagttggacaactggtagtctagactgcgtactttgtgtacccctcgcACTGtagtatttcattttcagtggCGGTAATAAGTAATACTTTTCACAAACTTCAAGTTGCtaaaagatttttttaaagttctaaaactatcactattacttgcaaacatgtttcagctaaaggtatatttccattctgaaaattaatcaaatatgtgaaagaagtttttaggGATCGAATTTAGGCTTTCTTTGCTGTTTACTGAGAActgaagccagtgagctataacattctgacttgaaactttactacacaTCTACTGTGACACCAacaacaattatttgacttaacaTGAAGTGACAGAGTAGGTAatttatcttctacatgtaggtttTCAGTTATCataacactcagcgaatgtaattaGCTATTGAAAATACACCAGACTCAATCATAAAAAGTAAGATGCCGCCATAATTGTTACATAGGTCGAGAGTCGGTCTGCGGCATACGCTAACAGGCTTTTCGAGGAGAGGGCATTCCCCTTGTTAGAGTTTCCCTGATACAGTGTTTGGAGATGTTGAATGTTTTATCTATTGATAAATTCGGGAGTACTTCACTTTAACAGCACATTCTTTCAGATTAATTCACAGTACCTACCCAAACCCTTACCCTATTTATCGATAAAAGTTCCTAACCATAATCTTAAAGGGTTGTTTGCCTCTAAGGACATGTCAGCTTTCTATGGATTGGAAAGGGTACCATGCCCCAAACCTAAACCTTAACCCTAAGGATTGTAAAGGGTTGTCGTCCTCTAAAGATGTCTCAGGTCCCTAAGGATGAGAAAGGATTGTTAGCCACTAGAGAGGCCAGCACCTATATAGCGAGACACAAGAACAGTAGTGCAATAATTGCCTCAAATCTTACAAATTAGACCGTttacacatttgaaaacatgGAGCAAGGTTTTGTGGTGAGAGTAGTGCAGATTCTTAAATGAGGTAAGTGTAGAGTTTTGAGAGCTGGAGAGATGTGTCAGAGATGATCAGACCCCATATGCGAAAACCCTATATGTGATTATGATAAATGACTCTCCCCTTACTGTTTTCCTTTCACTTTTATGCTGCTGGTATGTCACAGCATCCCATCTTATCCTTTTTGCAGAAATGAAGTATGGCGTTACCACCCAGACAACTTCCCAGGAGTAGGTCGTGCAGCGCTGAAAAGTGTTGGAAGGGGATTCAAGTGGGCATTTCCAGCTGTTGTAGTCACGTTACTGGCTCAGAAGTTTATTTTCAAAAAGGATGACCATGGTGGTCattaagggaggcaactcttgccAGACAGTGAAATTATTTGTAAATGAACCCTGGTATCTGTGCCATGTTGACTGACTGCTTACACGGAGTTGTGGCAGCCATGATCCCTTTGAAAGCTTGGGTAGCGTGAATCTGTGTTGTTATATTTACACAATAGTGGAACTTGAAGtttgaaaagacaaataaaatacatacatctttttttcagtttgtttttgcTTATAAGCAATGTTTAGTGTAACAGAGTGTGTTGGGCAAAAGTTGAAAAcctgcattctcttcccacagtggttacttgtcacatcttcctacataacctctgttctaatacgaccctttcgtggtgcgagtattcaagactcatgattggaggcaatcagatttagtagtgcaatcagcgaccttgtttcaaaagtgatcgttcgcaagatcttggtaatttccggatgtatcgtgaaaactagaacctcttcccgagcgcgatactcaaatgtttcttctagacagaactcagtcatgtcatatttgtttttccacattgcttgcatttgtcaagttgaatctaagtcgatgtaacacatgttctgattggacagaaaaaagggagataaatctgctgccattttttgccgctagggaaTTTTATGAGAACAGCGAAATATGGCcttattagaacagaggtttgtaggaagatataacaagtaacctctgtgggaagagaatggaaaACCTGTTAAACCTTTGAGATTTGTCACCATTTAAGAATGGCAGTCAGAACACCAATTCATAAATTTTGCCTGTACTCAACATTGAAAATATGCTCTCTGTACCTAAGGTATATCAGTCTTCCATATGCATACAATGAAAATTATTTAGTATATTGATAAACACATACATTGCACATACATGGAATGCTCTGAATTAGCTCATTGATGTCTGTGTGTTGAAGAATAAGCATTTTTAACTGGCATTTCCAGCTGTTGTGGACTTGAGTACAAGCATTTTTGAAATGGTGCAATTTGAAGGGTTTGGATATCTGTATAAAATAATTCATGCATTTGCATGGCAGCAAGTTTTATATTGATACTGGTGATAGTGCTGCTTTTCAGAGTAGGACATAAAAAGAtttcaatactctccttccacacATCAACATTACCACTCTGTTTCTAGTATCAGCGATCAAATGCAGGTTAAAAtgggtcctcagcaacccatgcctgccactATTCtcatcgtaagaggcaactaacgggttcaggtggtcaggtttgctgacttgggtgaaacgtcatcagttcccaggtGCGCAGATTGATaagcatgctgttgatcactgcattgtctggtccagactctattatttacagaccgcctccagcTGGAGTATtactgagtgctgcgtaaaactaaattcactcactcgctcacccttCATTATCAGCattactgaaatacatcaaaacatAGAAGCACTCTGCAGTCTGTTGAAAATACAAGCATGCTAGTATATGAATGGTTTAAATATATatggtttcattatatcaatgaGTAATATTTGACATAGTCATAACtactgacatattcatgaagagtattttagTATTGCGTAAAAGACCTCTTGTTTTTTAAATTAGTTCTCAAAAGTATACACACATATAGGATAATTAAAGGCCACTGATTTTGTATTTCCATATAAACCAATTTATCTTCTCATGCAAATTCTTATTTTATGTCAAACATTCTGTGCACAGGGGCCTGTAACActaaaaactgccatcaaggtatatattgtcccTAATCTAATGGGGTATTAGTACTCTTTTTAATAGTACTACTACCCCATTAgggacaatatataccttgatggcagtttttagGGTTGCAAGCCCCTGTGATTCTGTGtctttgcttttgttttcaaactAGCATCCTCATCCATGAAAAAAGGCAAGCTTTATTTCACTATACTGTCGTCTGCTCGGAATCTAAAACCAGTGGCATCCCAGATAAAATCTCACTTCACATCTCAGTCATGGGTTTCTAGTCAAGGCTTTATTTACTGACATACACTTGAAATGGTGTGGAGCCTGGTGTTGAACAAAAAACAGAATCTTTGGAAGTCGTAAGCGATGACAAAATGAAGGAAGTCGTTACTTGATAGTCACTGTAttcagttgtgcagattgatgctcacgaTGTCAGTTGTTGGACACTTTGCAAGCTGTGGATATTTCACTGACTCCCGTGATGCTTCTCCATTTCAGTAGCGTCACGTCACGGCAATGTAATCACCCGAAGCGCTATCTTCATAAGTGAAGAGGTAAATGCAAGGGCAATAACTCTAAATGACAACGATTTTGGGGAAAGGCGAAAAGCTCAGTAATCAATTGTTTAACAAAAAAACTGGAAAGAAACAAACCTGGAAGAAACAGGTTGCTGGTTCCATTTCAATGGAACATGTCGCATTCGGAGGCATTAATTATAAAACTCACTTTGCCGAGGTCTTTGAAAATAGTGAATGCCTGTCTATGTGTATTGTAACAGTCCATTAACGTTTGTGGCATTTATAGATTCTTGTCAAGAACAGATACTTCATTTAGCTGACGTCACATGGTTGTCAACTGTTGGTTATTTACAAGGGTTCTGCCTTTTGAGGAGGTTCGATAGTGAAAATTTGATGAGCACATAATTATTCACGTCCTTCGAACACACGTCAAAGCCATTAAGATTGAAAGATCTATTGATGACCATTGAAATACACAGCATCGttcagtaaacttggacaaagtactgagAATGGGAACCAAGTGAGGATGGGGAGGCCACAACAAATCAGTAACGCCTAGTGACTGCAAGAGTTGCGTGAactccagggagttgagattggtaATACGGTATGCtgtttgagactgacatccaatggcCAATGTTCCCGGCTCGGAGGCACCCACCGTGCCCACTCTCGTCTTTTCATCATCGACGTATTGGTTTGTGATGAAGTGGCATGTAGTGGAAGGGGCCGCCACGTCTAAGCATGCTATCTCGTTTAGTTAATCGGGCTCAGCATGCCTGAACGAACCTACATTAAGGGTGTTAGTGTGTGAGTCttgtttgacgccgcttttTCCCCAgcagtacacacacacgcacgcacacacacatgatcgatggtcatgctgttcatcactggaatgtctggtccagactcgattatttacggaccaccgccatatagctggaatattgctgagtgcggcgtaaaactaaactcactcacttattgtttCCTTTTAaacaatgaatatattttagtgaTTTTTCAAGTTTTGACAATGAATAGGTGTTTGTGATTTTTCACGTTTCGgcgagtgtgtttagttttacgacgcactgaGTGATGCTCCTCCAGCTATATGCCGACGGTCTGTTAAtattcgagtctagaccagagcgtcaatccggtgatcaacaagagcatcgatctacgcaaaattctaggatacgatgacgtgtcaaccaagctagAAAGCATGCCCACCTTctctgttagttgcctcttacgacaaacatgagttactaaagatcacttctaacccagatctttacgGTTTCTTTACCTTTCAGTTTTGCATATTAAGGTATTTTCATGTAAACACCTCACACGACTATTTATTGGTCACATATTGTTTGTATGCATTGTGAAGATCTTCGTTTATCAAAGCTGTGATTAAACGACATTGTCTTTGGTTGCTATCCAAAGAAACCTTTACATTGTGTTGTCCCTGTTGAGTAAGGATAacatatatggatgaacaacgtcTTTATTTAAGGTGTGGAGCGACTATTCTGTGTAGATCTAACACAACAATGTGCAGAGTAGTGATGGGGGACATACCGATCAGCAGAATTGGTGTAGTAGAGCAGTAGAGGAGAGAAAACACACTGCAGAACATCTAACGGAAAATCCCGTCCTTACGAAAAAAGACAGTCCTGTTAACATGCAGAAGGATTATGTCTGATTAGAGTCTTGCAGATTGGTAAACTGGGAATATGAAATAGCCATGGTCACGCTTGATGAgtggttgaaatattttgaagtggATGGTTCTTGGACATGATTTTGAAGTCTTTGATGCTTTGAATTTGTCCTACTGAATGCTGCGAGTTGTCACGGATGTAGTCCTTCTTCGTGCTGATGTTCTGGGTAGTGGTTGTACTTATTGAAGATTTATTTAATGTGATTTAGTTGAGTATATATGGTGTTGCTTATTTGAACGGATGTAGTGAACCCGTCTTGCCAGGGTTGAAAACAATCCTTGACCTGAGGtggcattcgtaactactcacGTCAAATCAAGCGAAATATTGATTTTCCCATAACAAGGAATACAGAAAGTGGGACCATCAGCTTTCATAGATACAACGGCTGTGACCAGTGCGTCTTCAACCAAAGTTGTTATAACGGGAATTCTTATTATTTCATGACGTTCTCTGCATTTTTTATGCATCATCTAATTTCAGGcttgaaataacaaaacataaatatagataCGAATTTTGAGGTGGATGGTTGGAGGTATCGTGAAGGTACTGGTCTGTGTGAGTTGTTTTGCAATATACAGTGGTCTGGACCTTTTGTGATCTTTATTTCAGACTGGCAATGCATTCGTCAATGTTGGCCCGGACTCTACAAGGCCAAAACTGTTGTTAGTTGGTCTGTATCGTTCCGCAGTCGCTCTTGGCATTTGACTTGCCGGCCATAAGGTCTACTGTGCCGGTCAATCAAATAGCCCGCGCTTCCCTTAAAGTTGTCACCTTCTAAAGGTCAAACACAGATAGTCATATTAGCCGAGTCTTCGTCAGGAGTACCGTGCTCTTTCACCGAAAAGGCAAATCTTAATCTGACTCCTTGGTGGGCAGAGTAGCAAGCACTGCATCGTCCGTTACATTTCCCATGCATCACCGAGTGGTTGGACGAGAATACAATGTCAGCTGGTCCTGTGAGAGTGCTTTCACTGCTTACTTTGAAGCTAGTTCCTTCAACATTTACTTGCACCGTGCCGCAGTCTGCTCCGGCGTCTGAACTGCAACCCATGACACGCCCGTAAGGACCAGGTTTACACGACCATTCAGCAAAGGTGTGGTCAGTATTTATCTGAAGATTGTTCAAGTTAATTTTGATCTTGGTGAAGTTTGTTCGTCCACAGTAGGAACTGAAACATCCTGTTGGCATCACTGAGTAGTTGTCTTCCTGCAAGCTGACGAAATGTCCAGGAGTATCAGATGACATGTCATGGCAGTAGATCTTCACCCTGGCGTTGTTGTACTTCTCCAAGACAATCCAGTATTCTCCATCACCGTAGGCATTGTTGCACGTCTTCACCTGGCTGCAGTCTGTGACCAATACACAAAAGAACTCCGTCCACGACCCATCAGACTGGCAGACACGCCTGCCCCGTGGACTAAATGGGGGATCACACACATACTTCACCTCCTCCCCGATCATCCACACCATCTGAGTCTGGGCATTCTGAAAGCATACAGCACATCTCACGTCATAATCAACCCGTCTTAATCCTCAACGAATTGTGTTCGGTGTACTAATtatgtgtatgtttatgtttttaataatgCATAAATGATTCACAGTAGACGAATAATTCTCAGTAGACGATACTGTGGTCCTGGTTTTAGTGACTGTCGTCAAACCCTTTTtgtatttaattgtgttttaatcatgTATAAACGATTCACAGTAGACTCtgtatataagttttggtagtTGCTGTCAGCTCCCCTTATGTTAGCACATCAAGTTGTCCTTTCACGTCTTGTTTGTCAGCTTTGCTCATACATTAATTACGAATTCTTGTCACCCAAATTACACAGAGACCCTGTGTGAAAGCACACCACAGAgcttgattacacaatgtcatttagaaagtggttagatgcaacatatgtcatatttgggatttcactttcttagtaaagtacaaattctagtactgttttggttgagtcccatccgggattcgaccccgcaccctcagagtcaggcacctaatcgccagcacacaaagtcagccgcctagcccgctcagccaccgcgacttccactgcAGGGCTTGTTTTCAATGTCACGAACTTCTTAAATCCCCCGCTGTCCCTTTCCAAAATATAAAGCAGCGGGTAAACAGTGAACGACAAAACCTTTATCTGTAAAACTGAATGACATTCGAAGGGCCTGTGACATAGCACTTTGACCTTATGGCCAATGTTCCCGGCTCGGAGGAACCCACCGTGCCCACTCTCGTCTTTTCATCATCGACGTATTGGTTTGTGATGAAGTGGCCTGTATTGGAAGGGGTCGCCATGTCTAAGCATGCTGTCTCGTTTTGTTAATCGGGCTCAGCATCCCTGAACGAACCTACAttaagatagatagatagatatagatatacatatatatccgtGCTTAACAGACCTGAGGCCTGTAGTACAAATACAGTGGACAAGTAATAACTTAGAGTTTTTgagaatgtatttttttctgtatgtAGTTGCgtaatagatatacatgtacacagataaATTTCCTAAATGTACTTTACTTGAATTGGTTAAGAGGGATATGAATTTGTAGATGTAAGGATGTACATAGTAGTAGCTCTGAATCTACTTATTTCTCAACATATAATAGGCTGGACATACAAAAAGAAAGTGGTACTCGTCATTGTACGAACATTGTACAAATCCTTTGTTATTTTCTTAGTCCTATATACCGACCAGATTTTATTAGCAAATTTAATCATGAGATGAACAACGGAATTACGCAAGGCTTATTCTGAATTTCCTTACGCTTAGCACAGACAGGCACTGTCTTTTATGGATAGATTGATCATTTCACAGTAAAACTATTTGTTAGACAGAGATACGTTTTCATTCCAGTTCTGTAGTTCTGTCATTTTCTAGGGCACCAGAGACTCTGGTTTCACCAGATCTCAGTGCCATACAAAAGGATAGGACATATTTTAACATAACAAAATCTTGAGTTGTATAAG
This portion of the Haliotis asinina isolate JCU_RB_2024 chromosome 10, JCU_Hal_asi_v2, whole genome shotgun sequence genome encodes:
- the LOC137298817 gene encoding NADH dehydrogenase [ubiquinone] 1 beta subcomplex subunit 3-like; its protein translation is MGGGGKIQIPDWRQYKVEGIKELEQLQSLLAARGLKDPWIRNEVWRYHPDNFPGVGRAALKSVGRGFKWAFPAVVVTLLAQKFIFKKDDHGGH
- the LOC137297908 gene encoding A disintegrin and metalloproteinase with thrombospondin motifs 9-like, giving the protein MATPSNTGHFITNQYVDDEKTRVGTNAQTQMVWMIGEEVKYVCDPPFSPRGRRVCQSDGSWTEFFCVLVTDCSQVKTCNNAYGDGEYWIVLEKYNNARVKIYCHDMSSDTPGHFVSLQEDNYSVMPTGCFSSYCGRTNFTKIKINLNNLQINTDHTFAEWSCKPGPYGRVMGCSSDAGADCGTVQVNVEGTSFKVSSESTLTGPADIVFSSNHSVMHGKCNGRCSACYSAHQGVRLRFAFSVKEHGTPDEDSANMTICV